The following are from one region of the Capsicum annuum cultivar UCD-10X-F1 chromosome 1, UCD10Xv1.1, whole genome shotgun sequence genome:
- the LOC107852865 gene encoding tyramine N-feruloyltransferase 4/11 yields MGTIEKNLTITEKVYVRVRLANENDIHHVYKLFYQIHEYHKFTHLYKATESSLCDLLFDKTNPKPLYYGPSVLLLEVSPTPFSDIDNKDEKFKPVLKRFDLRANVVDKEADEFKSKSCAHDEKNDVYIAGYAFFYANYSCFYDKAGIYFESLYFRESYRKLGMGSLLFGTVASIAANNGFSSVEGIVAVWNKKSYDFYVNMGVEIFDEFRYGKLVGDALQKYADKEKV; encoded by the coding sequence ATGGGTACAATTGAAAAAAACCTCACAATTACTGAAAAAGTTTATGTTAGAGTTCGACTTGCAAATGAAAATGATATTCATCATGTATACAAACTTTTTTACCAAATTCATGAATATCACAAATTCACACATCTTTACAAAGCTACTGAATCATCCCTTTGTGATCTTCTTTTCGATAAAACTAACCCTAAACCTCTCTATTATGGCCCCTCAGTACTTCTACTCGAAGTATCACCAACACCTTTTTCAGATATCGATAATAAAGACGAAAAATTCAAGCCTGTCCTGAAGCGATTTGACCTTAGAGCAAATGTCGTGGACAAAGAAGCCGATGAATTTAAGTCCAAATCATGCGCGCATGATGAGAAAAATGATGTGTATATTGCTGGATACGCATTTTTCTACGCGAATTATTCATGCTTTTATGATAAGGCAGGGATTTATTTTGAGAGTCTTTATTTTAGAGAAAGTTATAGGAAATTGGGCATGGGAAGTTTGTTGTTTGGGACAGTTGCATCAATTGCTGCAAATAATGGATTTTCTTCAGTGGAGGGAATTGTAGCGGTTTGGAATAAAAAATcttatgatttttatgtgaatATGGGAGTTGAAATATTTGATGAATTTAGGTATGGGAAATTGGTTGGTGATGCTCTACAAAAATATGCTGACAAGGAGAAGgtttaa